DNA from Chryseomicrobium sp. FSL W7-1435:
GTTAACTTTCGTACTTTATATCCCACTTTCTTCGTTCATAATGTTACTACTTATTACCGTGTTGTTCAGTCTTGTCTATCCTAATTTATTACCTGCTATGGAAAGCTGTGCTTCTTTGCTCATGCAGAGGGATCGAATCCATTACGGACGTAGTCGCTCCTTTGGGTCAGCAGGATTTATGGCTGCTGTATTGACCATTGGCTTTTCAACAGCACAATTTGGTGAAGAGGCGATTCTTTGGGTGATGATTGCTGCATTGGCTTTTGTTGTACTTGCTTCTTCTTGGAAAGCACCTGAAGCATTGACGGACAAACCTATTCGTGAAGATCAGCAAAGTACATGGCAATTAGCAAAAGTGTTGCTGAAGCAAAAAGAGTTTTTAGCTGCGTTAGTCATCGTCGTATTGATACAAGGCTCCCACGCTTCGTATAACTCCTACAGTTTTATTTATTTGCAGGATATTGGTGTCAGTAACGGCTGGATTGGCGTTATCATTAACGTGGCTGTTCTTGCGGAAATTGTTTTATTCATGGTCGCTGATCGCTTTTTCGGAAAATCAAAAGTCAGTACACTCTTTATGATTGCAGCAGTTGGTGCAACCGTGCGCTGGGTAGCTATTTGGCTGTTCCCAATCGCCGCAGTGTTCATCGCTACACAAGCACTACATGCCATATCATTTGGCCTTGCTCACTATGCATTTATACAGTTCATCGCACGTACTTTACACAAGTCGGCAATCCCAACAGCACAAGGTCTGTATGCCGCTTTTGCCATGAGTTTAAGTAGCGCACTGCTCACATTCTTAGGAGGATATTTGTATGATATCCAAGCTGGCTACGCCTTCTTAGGTATGGCACTGTTCTCTTTCCCAGCAATCGTGTTATTGATTCTACAACGCGATAAACTTAGCTACTAAAAAAACGTGTGAACCCTCATGGGCTCACACGTTTTTATGTTAGAATTACGATCAAAACAACTACAAATGCTACGGCGAAGAAAATCGCCATACCCTTCATCCATTTTGCTTCTTTTTCCATTCCTTGTTCTTTAAATCGAATCGCTCGGTAGCTATTTGTAAACACAAATACGAGTGTCATAAAGAGTACCGCAAGATTCAAGGAGTTTTGAATAACAAAATAAACGGCTAGCAAACTAGACAGTACTACAGGGATACCAAACAGTAAGTTGCGCGAGCGCGATGGCATTTTATCACTCATGCTGCATCGACTGCTTTCTCAGGGTGCTCCGAGTAAAACTTACGACCCAAGTATGTTTGGAAAATCAGTAGTAAACCACCAACAGTCCAGTAAAGTGGGAGTGCAGCCATGGATGTGAAGGAAATCAACATAATCATAATAGGAGATATCCAAATCATGATTTTCATTTGTTGTTTCTGCTGTTCAGGAACTGTCCATAACGATACTTTGGCCTGAGCAAAATAGACGATACCTGCAATTAAAGTCATCGCAATATCAGGAGACCCTAGACTGAACCAAATGAATTCATGTGTTTTCACATCTTCTGAATATAAAATGGCAAAATACAGTCCCATAATAATTGGCATCTGAATCAAAATTGGTAAACAGCCCATGTTGAGAGGATTCACGTTGTGTTTGCGGTACAATCCCATCATCTCTTGTTGAAGAGCCATTTGATCTTCTTTTGACTTTGTTTCTTTTAAACGTTTTTGGATATCATCCATCTCTGGCTTCAGTTTATCCATTTTCACTTTCATACCTTGTTGTGCTTTGTAATTGCGAAGCATTAAAGGCATTAAAACTACACGGATAATGACTGTGATGGCGATGATTGCCAAGCCGTAACTACCATTAAACAAAGTCCCGAAGTAATCGAGTGCCCAGTCAAATGGTCGAACAAAAATCGAATAAAACGTACCTTCTTTATTTTCCACACCGGAACATCCGCTGAGGAATAAAACAGTTGCTACAAGTAATGCAGCCAAACTCCATTTTTTCTTCACATTGGTCACCTTCATTTTTCAAACTAACCCTACTATATACTAAAGCTTCCCTATTAATCAAACGCTAATAGGGAAGTTCACTCACTTGACACTTTCTTCAAATGCAAATTGGAAAAAGGATGTGGCTGGTTGGTCACGGAATTGTTTCGGTGTAACAGTGGTGTATTTTTTAAAAATTCGCGTGAAGTAGGATTGATTACAAAAATGAAACTGGTCAGAAATGTCTGAAATAGATTTTGATGTATGACGTAAGAAATACTGAGATTCCTCTACTTTACGAATATTTAAATATTCCACTAACGTAATACTTGTATGCTCTCTAAAAATGCGGGACAAGTGACTTGTACTGATTGAAAACTTCTGCGCTATAGCTTCTACTGAGAGGTCGCTTTCAATTTCGTCGTTTATGTAGAGTATGACCTTATTAACGGTTTGATGAGTAAATTGTGGTTTTGTGCGCTCAGACAAGACGTGCACATAGAATTCTATGAGTTCTTCTCCACATTGAAGAAACAACACATCGCTCATTCGATTATCAATCACTTCCATGCATGATCTGCTGAAGGCAAAGGCTTTAACCGGCGGCACTTGGCTATCAATTAATTTTCTCGCCATAGTTGCAGCAAGATGTATGTAGAAAAAACGTGCAGCACGTATCATATCTTTACCTGTAAGATGACTGAGTGCATCAATAATTAAACGCAGTCGTTCTCTTGCTTGGTCTAAATCAAGCGTCTGCATATCATGAAACATTTCTTTTTCAAGCAAGAAATAGCGTTCGGCTAGCGCATCTTGGCTAGAGTCTGCGCTATTTTCTTGAAAAGAACTTGAAAAAGCTTCTAAAAATAATTTGTCTGAGGAAAGCGGATTTTTATGAATTTTAGTGAGCATATGATTTAACCTCTTTTTCTTAACCACATAGTATCTATTTATTTTAAACCATTATGCTCACTTAACCAATAGTTTTTACTAATTATTTTCCATTTTTTCCGGTACTAGGACACGAAGATGCTGTGGCAACACTTCAATATCTACTGGGGTGCAGCTTCCTTCATCTCCATCAACATTACAAAATAGCTCTTGTGATGTTTTTATATGCACTTTTTGAGTGCGAATATAATCGACTCCATCATCTTCTGCTAGTTTTCCTTGAAGTAGTTTAGATCCTACACGTAAAAAGCCAGGAATTCCTGATTCACGTACAACCATCACATGAAGAGTACCGTCATCCACTTGTGCTTCAGGCGCCAATTTTTCAAAGCCACCTACAGAGTTAGTAAGTGCGATTAATACAAGCGTCATATTCCCTTTCCATTCTCCATGGTCGTGAGTAATCGTCAATTCTACTTCATTGTCTTGTAGAATTGCTTTTGTACCTTCTAATAAGTAGGCTAATGGCCCAAGACGAGTTTTAGACTCTACCGAAGTATCCGCCACTTTTGAAGCGATTTCTCCTATAGCGACGATATTCATAAAGTAAGAATCCCCTATTTTACCGATATCTGCTCGTTTTTCTTTCCCTACTTTTAAGGACTCGATTGCTTCTTCTGCATCTAACGGAATGCCAAGTGCTCGGGCAAAGTCATTGACAGTACCAAGGGGAATAAAAGAAAACAGAGGTCTATGAGGTTGCTCAGCTAATCCATTAACAATCTCATTGATTGTTCCGTCTCCGCCCATCCCTACTACAAAATCGACTTCAGCAGCACATGCTTCTTTTGCAAAACGTGTTGCATCTTTAGGACCTTGTGTCTCTTTAACATCTATTTCGTAATTCATAGAAGTTAATACTTCTACTACGCGATCTATGTACTCTGTCGCGAGCTCTTTACCTGATGATGGATTGTAGATTAATACGGCTTTTTTCATAGTTATTGTCTCCTTTTCAACATTTTTTTCTATAAAAAAAGAGCTACGAGAGCTCTTTTAGGTATTATTGATAATCGACTTCTTTATTAGAGACGTCTGTTTTTTCTTTTTTTGAAGATTTATCTTGAACTTCTTCATTGTAATATTGAACACTAGTCATAGCGCCTTCATCAACCATTTTGTTGTCATCCACATCTTGTGGGTCTGGGTGACCGGCTGTTCCATAGCTTGATTTACTTGTCGCGTTTTGATCCATATAAGCATTGAACTTAGTTTTCAAGTTGTTTACCTGTACCATTGCTTTATCGCGATTTTCTGGTTTGCTAAAATATGCGTACGCTGCAGCAGCTATTCCTGCTACCATTAGTGATGAACCATTTGATTTTCTTCCCATTTGTAAAACCTCCAGTTAGTGAATTCTATTGCTTCTATTTCTAGTAATACCCGTATAAAGGATTCATTAACCATTTAAGGAGATTATTTTTTCAACATATAGATATGGGGGATGCCATCCTCTAAAAATTCTTCAGAGATCGCTTGGAATCCAAAGCTACCATAAAAGGATTGCAAATGTGCTTGAGCGCATAAGCGAATAGGTTGCTGACCATATTCTGATTCAACGGCTTGTAAGGCTTGCTTTATTAACTCTTGCGCCAGTCCCGAGCCTCTCTTCTCTTTTCGAACAATAACACGTCCAATTGACACTTCTTCATACTTTCCTGCAGGAACGATTCGACAGTAAGCTTGTAAGTCATCATCTTGGTTATAACTAATATGTAAGGAAGCTTGATCATAGTTGTCGATATCCGGATAGACACAATTTTGTTCAACTACAAAAACGTCTGCCCGAAGTTTAAGTGCCTCATATAATTCATTTACAGTCAATTCATGAAACTTTTTACATGTCCACATGATGTCCACCTCCTTCTTTCTGTTTAATTATGGCATAATCTGTAGCCACAGAACCAGAAATTTGTTATGCTAGTTGAAATAGTTTCGAGGTGATGGCCATGATTCGTGTGATGACTGAAAAAGATATCCATTCTGTAAGAGAAGTCGCCCTGGCCAGTTGGGGAGAAACTTACAGCGCTCTTTTTCCTGACGAAATTTTAGCAGAGTGGTTCGAGAGAAATTATTCTGCGCCCATGCTCAGTAAACAACTAGAAAAAACAAAAATGTTTGTTATTGAAGAAGAACAACAAGTTGTTGGTTTCGCTAGTTTTACAAAAGTGGATGAAGACGGGGATAGTGAATTAACTGCCCTTCATATTTCTCCTGCGCATACACAAAAAGGCTACGGTACTTCCTTGGTTGGAAAAGGTATTGAAGAATTGCAAAAAAGAGGCCTGCACTTGTATGTATACGTAGAAAGTTTGAATCTTGCTGCTCGCGCTTTTTATGAAAAGCTCGGATTTCATTTATTAGAAGAATTCGACGAGTACTTTGAAGGCTACCCTACAACAACAGCTCAATATGTCCTACCATTAAAAACTCCCACCCTCATTTGATTGAGGTGGGAGTTTTGTTTGCTTATAGGGGACGATTTGGTTCGTAATAATCTAAATCCTCTGAAGTACGCGTTGTGTCAGTAGTATATGGTGCTTTACGTACAAATGACATGATTGCTGCAATATAAAGCAGAATTGATGTAAATGACAATAAGTAAGCAAACAATCCAGCTAAGATGAAGAAGATACCTGCAAGCTTCGGATTTTTGTTGTTACGGATATTTAAGATAGCTAAAATATTGAAAATCAAACTGATGACCAAAGTAATCACAAGTCCCCATCCAAAAATGCCGAACAGTCCCATGCCGCTTTCAACAAAATCTAAAACCATCTGTTGTTCTTCTACTCCAAGAGTAGGATCTTCTTGTATCCCGGTAACGATTTCCTGTTCAAGTTCAGCCATAGTAGTTGGATCATTTAAAGCCGCACTACCAGTTGAGACAAAGATGGCAAGTAGAATGATAGAAATCGTGGTAAAGACAGCGCCAATGACACCAAGAACTATTTCTCCCGTTCGTGAAAATTTCATAATGTGTTCCTCCTTGTTTAGTTGTTCATTAATGATACGGTTCATAACAGAAAACGTTTCATTAATTTTAGTATCCCCTAAAAATAGTACAAAAAAACTAGATTTAGAAACAAAGACCCGGGTATACATCTAATAAGACACATTACATAAACGAGAGGATGAGAAAAATGGAAAAGAAACTAGTATTTTCACAAGGTGACTTCTTATACACATTGGCTGGAGCTTCTGCACTAACTGCTTTAGTGGTGTTCTTCGTATGATCAAACGCTTAACCTTAGACGAATAAAAAGGCAATCACCGTTCATAAGAACAGGGATTGCCTTTTATTATGCTTTTACATCTTCATAATCTTTATAGCGATCAAATGCTGTTACCACGTATGAGCAAACAGCCTCCATTTTGTAGTCATGCTCACGAGCATAGTCTGCGGCTTTGTCTAGAAGTTGCTTTGCAACCCCTCCACCTCGGAGTTTTGGTGAAACAAATGTATGATCCATTACCATAATATCTCCAAGTAATGTCCACGTAATTTCTCCAACCTTTTCATTGCCTTCACGTACTTGATAGGCAAATACATCATTTCCTACTTCTGTTAACTGAAAATCCATGAATCACCACTCCTTTTCTTCAGTCTATCATATTTTATGCTTCAAACGGTAATGGACGCAATTTAGATTCGATCTCTTTTCTTCGTCCTTCTAAAAATGGTGGCAAGGCAAGGTTTTGACCTAATGTTTCAATGGACTCATCTGAGGCAAAACCAGGTTCGTCTGTTGCCAGTTCATATAAAATGCCATTTGGCTCTCTGAAATAAATGGATTTAAAGTAATAACGATCCACTAACCCAGACGTTTGATAGCCTGCTTGGGTCAGACGTTCTTGCCATTTTGGATAGTCGTCCATAGACGGGATACGAAATGCTACGTGATGAACACTGCCTCTTCCCGGCCGCTCTACAGGTAGATCTGTTCTTGTATGAATGTGAACTTCTCCAGCAGGACCACCCTCTCCACTTGAAACAACTATGGTTTCTGGTTGACCCGCCACTGGAGATGGATAGTGACCCACTTCAGTAAATCCTAAGATAGTCGTTAAGGTTTCTTGTGTTCGCGCTGCATGGCGCACAGTTATATAGGAAGGTCCGAGTCCTACAATTGCAAATTCAAGCGGTATGTCGTCTTTTTCCCATGCCTCGCCATACGGAATTCCTGTACCATCGTCGACTACTAAGTGCAGGCGCGATCCTTCAAAATCTTCAAAGTATAAGACTTCTCGGTGAAATGCTACACCTCTCTCAAGAACCGGCACTTCGAAACTAGCAAGTCGTTGCTGCCAAAAGTCCAAAGCTTCAAGCGATTTTACGCGGAATCCTGTATTTGAAATACTTGATACACCTGGATACGTCTTACCTGCCATTGGAATATCAAAATAGGTCATGTCTGTGCCTGGAGTCCCAATAGCATCTGCATAAAATAAATGATACGAACTAGGCGAATCTTGATTGACACTCTTTTTCACAAGACGCATGCCGAGAATATGAGTAAAGAAATAATGATTTTTCACTGCATCTTTTGTAATTGCGGATACATGGTGAATGCCAGCTACTTGCATGTGGATGCAACCCCTTTATCTTGAATTCGAGATAATTACAGTGTACCTCATTCGTAATAAAAAGAAAAGAAACACCACTTGGGTGCTTCTTACTTAGTTAAATATAGAACGAATCGAAGAAATTAAATCATTAAAGAATTTACGAACTCCGTTCCAGAAGCCCTCATTTTCAACAATTGTTCCTAGTTGTTCTTGTATCGAGTTGCTTAAATCTTCAAGTTGCGTAGACCATTGGCTAAAATCAATGTCAAGCTGGCGAATACGGTCCATCAAATCTATTAAAAGCTGACGGTCTTGTTCAGAAAGCTCTATTTGTAGATTGGCTAATTGATCGCTAACAATCTGCTCAACATCTTCTCGTGTTGCCGGATTTTGCTCAGCAATTTGCTGTTTAATTTCCGTTAATAATTCACTTACCTTTTCTGGATCCACGCCTGATTCTTCCGATAAGATTGTAGCTACTGAAAGTTCTTCATTGGCTACATCCGTACGCTCAGAATCAAGTTGTCCTCCAGTTGCTTCATAAGCTTTATAGATTCCTACTAAAGCTGAGTGACCTGTTACGGGGCTTGGGGCTGCTACTTCAACAGTTGCATTTTCAATCCCTGCTGTTAGCATAGCATTAGCATACATTTCATTAGTCACTTGAGTAATGTTTTCAGGTGTG
Protein-coding regions in this window:
- a CDS encoding MFS transporter, which produces MSSQKWMSVQFFIFFFTWGVFLPYWTGYLTNVKDMSVYAASLIMGAGMIARAFSTLVLFPELTKRYSIHIFLRILALGSLLTFVLYIPLSSFIMLLLITVLFSLVYPNLLPAMESCASLLMQRDRIHYGRSRSFGSAGFMAAVLTIGFSTAQFGEEAILWVMIAALAFVVLASSWKAPEALTDKPIREDQQSTWQLAKVLLKQKEFLAALVIVVLIQGSHASYNSYSFIYLQDIGVSNGWIGVIINVAVLAEIVLFMVADRFFGKSKVSTLFMIAAVGATVRWVAIWLFPIAAVFIATQALHAISFGLAHYAFIQFIARTLHKSAIPTAQGLYAAFAMSLSSALLTFLGGYLYDIQAGYAFLGMALFSFPAIVLLILQRDKLSY
- a CDS encoding DUF1002 domain-containing protein; the protein is MKKWLVSLLALVLLFPTVTFANGENQEVIDEKLGVPIVVYGANLTAEQKVSVQNALQVSQDSTVEEITVTGEDLATYITDGNPSARMFSSAKITRTDAGEGLVISIVTPENITQVTNEMYANAMLTAGIENATVEVAAPSPVTGHSALVGIYKAYEATGGQLDSERTDVANEELSVATILSEESGVDPEKVSELLTEIKQQIAEQNPATREDVEQIVSDQLANLQIELSEQDRQLLIDLMDRIRQLDIDFSQWSTQLEDLSNSIQEQLGTIVENEGFWNGVRKFFNDLISSIRSIFN
- the yidC gene encoding membrane protein insertase YidC; amino-acid sequence: MKKKWSLAALLVATVLFLSGCSGVENKEGTFYSIFVRPFDWALDYFGTLFNGSYGLAIIAITVIIRVVLMPLMLRNYKAQQGMKVKMDKLKPEMDDIQKRLKETKSKEDQMALQQEMMGLYRKHNVNPLNMGCLPILIQMPIIMGLYFAILYSEDVKTHEFIWFSLGSPDIAMTLIAGIVYFAQAKVSLWTVPEQQKQQMKIMIWISPIMIMLISFTSMAALPLYWTVGGLLLIFQTYLGRKFYSEHPEKAVDAA
- a CDS encoding AraC family transcriptional regulator; this translates as MLTKIHKNPLSSDKLFLEAFSSSFQENSADSSQDALAERYFLLEKEMFHDMQTLDLDQARERLRLIIDALSHLTGKDMIRAARFFYIHLAATMARKLIDSQVPPVKAFAFSRSCMEVIDNRMSDVLFLQCGEELIEFYVHVLSERTKPQFTHQTVNKVILYINDEIESDLSVEAIAQKFSISTSHLSRIFREHTSITLVEYLNIRKVEESQYFLRHTSKSISDISDQFHFCNQSYFTRIFKKYTTVTPKQFRDQPATSFFQFAFEESVK
- a CDS encoding GNAT family N-acetyltransferase, which gives rise to MWTCKKFHELTVNELYEALKLRADVFVVEQNCVYPDIDNYDQASLHISYNQDDDLQAYCRIVPAGKYEEVSIGRVIVRKEKRGSGLAQELIKQALQAVESEYGQQPIRLCAQAHLQSFYGSFGFQAISEEFLEDGIPHIYMLKK
- a CDS encoding ring-cleaving dioxygenase — protein: MQVAGIHHVSAITKDAVKNHYFFTHILGMRLVKKSVNQDSPSSYHLFYADAIGTPGTDMTYFDIPMAGKTYPGVSSISNTGFRVKSLEALDFWQQRLASFEVPVLERGVAFHREVLYFEDFEGSRLHLVVDDGTGIPYGEAWEKDDIPLEFAIVGLGPSYITVRHAARTQETLTTILGFTEVGHYPSPVAGQPETIVVSSGEGGPAGEVHIHTRTDLPVERPGRGSVHHVAFRIPSMDDYPKWQERLTQAGYQTSGLVDRYYFKSIYFREPNGILYELATDEPGFASDESIETLGQNLALPPFLEGRRKEIESKLRPLPFEA
- a CDS encoding GNAT family N-acetyltransferase; the protein is MTEKDIHSVREVALASWGETYSALFPDEILAEWFERNYSAPMLSKQLEKTKMFVIEEEQQVVGFASFTKVDEDGDSELTALHISPAHTQKGYGTSLVGKGIEELQKRGLHLYVYVESLNLAARAFYEKLGFHLLEEFDEYFEGYPTTTAQYVLPLKTPTLI
- a CDS encoding diacylglycerol kinase family protein, coding for MKKAVLIYNPSSGKELATEYIDRVVEVLTSMNYEIDVKETQGPKDATRFAKEACAAEVDFVVGMGGDGTINEIVNGLAEQPHRPLFSFIPLGTVNDFARALGIPLDAEEAIESLKVGKEKRADIGKIGDSYFMNIVAIGEIASKVADTSVESKTRLGPLAYLLEGTKAILQDNEVELTITHDHGEWKGNMTLVLIALTNSVGGFEKLAPEAQVDDGTLHVMVVRESGIPGFLRVGSKLLQGKLAEDDGVDYIRTQKVHIKTSQELFCNVDGDEGSCTPVDIEVLPQHLRVLVPEKMENN
- a CDS encoding GNAT family N-acetyltransferase — its product is MDFQLTEVGNDVFAYQVREGNEKVGEITWTLLGDIMVMDHTFVSPKLRGGGVAKQLLDKAADYAREHDYKMEAVCSYVVTAFDRYKDYEDVKA
- a CDS encoding DUF4064 domain-containing protein → MKFSRTGEIVLGVIGAVFTTISIILLAIFVSTGSAALNDPTTMAELEQEIVTGIQEDPTLGVEEQQMVLDFVESGMGLFGIFGWGLVITLVISLIFNILAILNIRNNKNPKLAGIFFILAGLFAYLLSFTSILLYIAAIMSFVRKAPYTTDTTRTSEDLDYYEPNRPL